The Lewinellaceae bacterium genome has a segment encoding these proteins:
- a CDS encoding IS5 family transposase, with amino-acid sequence MQTQYERLTDSQWEIIKEYLPIKRKRKYDLREVVDAIFWILRIGSQWRNLPGEFPPWKSVYYYFQKWQKDGTLQKLNEGLNRKERKRQGKEETPSMLSIDSQSVKSGPFVNIEKGIDGNKRVNGRKRHIITDTLGLVWGIVVHAANHADGAMAHQVVEPLVGYLHRLEIILADAAYKIIFMDWVYENLLGVEVELSSKPPSAKGFVHVKWRWVTEQTFGRFNYFRRLDKDHEKTTESSEAWVLWQNCQTILYRLE; translated from the coding sequence ATGCAAACTCAATATGAGCGACTAACTGATTCCCAGTGGGAAATTATAAAAGAATATTTACCTATCAAAAGAAAACGCAAATATGATTTGCGAGAAGTGGTAGACGCAATTTTTTGGATATTAAGAATTGGCAGCCAATGGAGAAATCTTCCGGGAGAATTTCCTCCCTGGAAAAGTGTATATTATTATTTTCAAAAATGGCAAAAGGATGGAACACTGCAAAAATTAAATGAAGGATTGAATCGAAAGGAAAGGAAGCGACAGGGAAAAGAAGAAACGCCCAGCATGCTAAGTATTGATAGTCAGTCTGTTAAATCAGGACCATTTGTGAATATAGAAAAAGGAATTGACGGAAACAAGCGTGTTAATGGGCGAAAGCGTCATATCATCACAGATACTTTAGGTTTAGTTTGGGGGATAGTTGTCCATGCGGCTAATCATGCAGACGGAGCAATGGCGCACCAGGTAGTCGAGCCTCTGGTTGGATACTTGCACCGGTTAGAAATAATACTGGCAGATGCTGCTTATAAAATTATCTTCATGGATTGGGTATATGAGAATCTGTTAGGAGTAGAAGTAGAGCTTTCATCAAAGCCCCCAAGTGCAAAAGGGTTTGTTCATGTGAAGTGGCGCTGGGTTACCGAACAGACCTTCGGGCGGTTCAATTACTTTCGCCGATTGGACAAGGATCACGAAAAAACAACAGAAAGTTCCGAAGCGTGGGTACTTTGGCAGAATTGCCAAACAATTTTATATCGCTTGGAATGA
- a CDS encoding transposase produces MKKVFKAFFLKQMRLALEQGLLILPPDFPSKPARYHPWKENLYAKDWVVHTKKPFAGVQHVVKYLARYSHRVAITNHRIKQIDQQSVQFDYKDYADKGRTKKPGQTTTLQSSNGSVSMLQKRKNDPRLYFYCKQRSAS; encoded by the coding sequence TTGAAAAAAGTATTCAAAGCTTTTTTCCTCAAACAAATGCGATTGGCACTTGAGCAGGGCCTTTTAATATTACCCCCTGACTTTCCTTCCAAGCCTGCCCGCTATCATCCCTGGAAAGAAAACCTTTATGCTAAGGATTGGGTGGTACACACCAAAAAGCCTTTTGCCGGAGTTCAACATGTGGTTAAATACCTCGCCCGGTATTCTCATCGCGTAGCCATCACCAATCACAGGATCAAACAAATCGATCAGCAATCTGTCCAATTCGACTACAAAGACTATGCTGATAAGGGCCGAACGAAAAAACCTGGCCAAACAACGACTCTTCAGTCATCAAACGGATCAGTGTCCATGTTGCAAAAAAGGAAAAATGATCCTCGTTTATACTTTTACTGCAAACAAAGATCCGCCAGTTAA
- a CDS encoding RagB/SusD family nutrient uptake outer membrane protein: MKKIILNKYTLLLFVSFVLASCGKDFLELEPRGTSLETNFYKTEDELFQALVATYDVLQWGGTDGWTMKMGLLNAASDDCYAGGSDASDQPSWVAYDKFTLDPFIGPQSGLWKKGYTGIYRANLLLEKLDQADGISDEFKARTAAEAKFLRAFYYFDLVRFFGNIPLITKVLSADEIYNQVQTNSAAVYDQIEQDLNDARNTFELPETVSASELGRITKGAVTALLGKVILYRNDNSRMLEAAQLFEEVINSGHYALEPNYGDIFKTSHEFGQESVFEINYSGNQRGGWGNFENGTEGNYDVQFFGIRDYVGPLYAVGYGFCPVTEKLAQAMQNDPRFVHTIIDGGALRNQGASYSEGYQNTNYFIKKYGPLQADRALDGEPALNWGYNIREIRLADVYLMAAEAYARAGGNDAKAIFNLNKVRLRVSLQPAGGLTGQALLDFIFRERRFELATEGHRFFDLVRSGRATTELGDQGFTAGKNEILPIPQTEIDITEGNLKQNPGY; this comes from the coding sequence ATGAAAAAAATAATTTTAAATAAATATACCCTCTTATTGTTCGTCAGTTTCGTGCTGGCTTCCTGCGGGAAAGACTTCCTGGAACTCGAACCAAGAGGCACTTCACTGGAAACCAATTTCTATAAAACCGAAGATGAATTGTTCCAGGCATTGGTAGCCACTTACGATGTGCTGCAGTGGGGTGGAACGGACGGATGGACCATGAAAATGGGACTGCTGAATGCCGCCTCCGATGATTGTTATGCAGGAGGAAGTGATGCTTCCGACCAACCCAGCTGGGTTGCCTATGATAAGTTTACCCTCGATCCTTTCATCGGACCTCAGTCCGGATTGTGGAAAAAAGGATATACCGGTATTTATCGTGCTAACCTGCTTTTGGAAAAACTGGACCAGGCAGACGGAATATCAGATGAATTCAAGGCGCGTACGGCGGCAGAGGCCAAGTTCCTCAGAGCATTTTACTATTTCGACCTCGTTCGCTTTTTTGGAAATATTCCATTGATCACCAAGGTACTTTCAGCCGATGAGATTTACAACCAGGTGCAGACCAATTCGGCGGCTGTTTACGACCAGATCGAACAGGACCTGAATGATGCCCGCAATACTTTTGAACTGCCTGAAACGGTTTCTGCCAGTGAGTTGGGCAGGATCACCAAAGGAGCTGTTACTGCATTGCTGGGTAAAGTAATTCTTTATCGAAATGATAACTCCAGGATGCTTGAGGCTGCTCAATTATTTGAAGAGGTCATCAATTCCGGACATTATGCGTTGGAACCTAACTACGGTGATATTTTCAAGACTAGCCATGAATTCGGCCAGGAATCTGTTTTTGAAATTAATTATTCCGGCAATCAACGCGGTGGTTGGGGAAATTTTGAAAATGGAACGGAAGGCAATTACGATGTGCAGTTTTTTGGGATACGTGATTATGTAGGACCACTATATGCAGTGGGTTATGGCTTTTGTCCGGTAACGGAAAAATTGGCTCAGGCCATGCAGAACGACCCGCGTTTTGTCCACACCATTATTGATGGCGGTGCGCTTAGAAACCAGGGAGCTTCCTATTCCGAAGGGTATCAAAATACGAACTACTTCATCAAAAAGTATGGTCCTTTGCAAGCAGACCGCGCACTGGATGGAGAACCTGCCCTCAACTGGGGGTACAATATCCGGGAAATTCGCCTGGCAGATGTGTACCTCATGGCTGCTGAAGCTTATGCAAGGGCCGGAGGAAATGATGCCAAAGCGATTTTTAATCTCAATAAGGTGCGCCTTAGGGTGAGCCTGCAGCCTGCCGGAGGACTTACTGGTCAGGCTCTGCTTGATTTCATCTTCCGCGAACGTCGTTTTGAGCTGGCTACCGAAGGTCACCGGTTCTTTGACCTGGTGCGTTCCGGCCGTGCGACAACAGAACTGGGAGACCAGGGCTTCACCGCCGGTAAGAATGAGATTTTGCCTATTCCTCAAACGGAGATCGATATTACCGAAGGGAACCTCAAGCAAAATCCAGGCTATTAA
- a CDS encoding tyrosine-type recombinase/integrase codes for MDNHMALANNAWATRQNYLRGLRDLMLHLDKRPEDCSADEIKAYLVFAWDHQQLSSSSVNLRVCGVKYYCREVIRRLDLVVKIPNPRLQKYFTEVLTFQEVERLFGACRDMRQLLVLQLIYETGIRTRELVRLRVSDFDKNLRIITIRNSKGRKTRTVPYGDQLRNTLRQYCIVRGSVPTNTIIEKSIQSFFPQTNAIGT; via the coding sequence ATGGATAACCATATGGCTCTTGCCAATAATGCCTGGGCTACCCGGCAAAATTACCTTCGTGGTCTTCGTGATTTAATGCTGCACCTGGACAAACGACCAGAAGACTGCTCTGCCGATGAGATTAAAGCCTACCTCGTTTTTGCATGGGATCACCAACAGCTCAGTTCTTCTTCTGTCAATCTTCGCGTATGCGGTGTCAAGTATTATTGCCGGGAAGTCATTCGCCGACTGGACCTGGTAGTGAAAATTCCCAACCCGCGCCTCCAAAAGTATTTTACCGAGGTCCTGACTTTTCAGGAAGTGGAGCGACTTTTTGGCGCCTGCCGCGATATGCGCCAACTACTGGTCCTTCAACTTATCTACGAGACCGGTATTCGTACCCGGGAGCTGGTCAGGCTTCGCGTAAGCGACTTCGACAAAAACCTGCGTATCATCACCATCCGTAATAGTAAAGGTCGCAAAACCAGGACTGTTCCTTATGGTGATCAGTTGCGGAATACCTTGCGTCAATACTGCATCGTTCGAGGTAGTGTTCCCACAAACACAATCATTGAAAAAAGTATTCAAAGCTTTTTTCCTCAAACAAATGCGATTGGCACTTGA
- a CDS encoding carbohydrate-binding protein: protein MSYKYSIVVLLILLGFLSPLRSQGFLSTNGKAIVKENGDTILLRGMGLGGWMVQEGYMLKTSEFANAQYQIKEKIVGLIGEEDTQLFYDAWLTNGVQKVDIDSLKAWGFNSVRLPMHYNLYTPPIEEEPVPGEITWLTKGFELTDSLLSWCAQNQMYLILDLHAAPGGQGYDQAISDYDPTKPSLWESFDNQNKMVALWKRLAERYADEPWIGGYDLLNETNWNLPGGAALKNLYKRTTDSIRTVDNNHIIFIEGNWFANDFTGLTPPWDDNMVYSAHKYWSFNDQASIQWVLNLRNQYNVPIWLGESGENSNTWFRDAIKLLEDNGIGWAWWPLKKIEDIAGPLSVVKTPEYQVLLNYWKNGGTPPGAAFAKATLMEMADNYRMENCIFSKSVPDAMFRQVYSDEAIPFNTQEIPGVVYASDFDMGRAGVAYNDKDVANYHLSTDSYTAWNQGWAYRNDGVDIEPCSDNMNTNGFNVGWTEPGEWMQYDIDVQETAVYDIHMRLAAGSYEGKFHFSASGADITNLRYAPYTGGYQTWQTVVVPNVVLTTEDTKLRFHSDGSGFNVNSFEFVQVAATNTIPAEFVSAVTLDDHTIQLNLNKAIAEPLPAAPADFEIFVNGTPISISAVALDDNNNRIVTFDVDFTFYNSHVIKISYNGNQVLAQDGTELSTFYLRDVQNTVPVYHLVPGRVQAEGFFFQSGSELENTTDTGGGENVSHLDVGDYLDYYIEVSHSGAFKVDYRTASESSVGGVALQLIDENGNPQGLHTVSFPSTGNWQNWTTTTANQLISLPQGRHHLRVVITQAPFNLNWFEFTQLTPVEQPSPVVDMQVSPNPGSGIFLLKGTLTDVHNLKMCVYDLSGRPVLEETWKSVKLVEETIDLSHLPDGSYYLSLQMQGGVVYALELVKSGH, encoded by the coding sequence ATGAGTTACAAATATTCGATTGTCGTTTTATTGATATTACTTGGCTTTTTGTCTCCATTGCGGAGCCAAGGCTTTTTGAGTACCAACGGAAAAGCCATTGTCAAAGAAAACGGAGATACGATACTCCTGAGAGGTATGGGGCTTGGCGGGTGGATGGTGCAGGAAGGTTATATGCTAAAAACATCAGAGTTCGCCAACGCCCAATACCAGATCAAAGAAAAAATTGTGGGACTCATAGGAGAGGAGGATACCCAATTGTTTTATGATGCCTGGTTGACTAACGGGGTGCAAAAAGTGGACATAGACTCTCTGAAAGCCTGGGGTTTTAATTCTGTAAGGCTCCCCATGCACTATAATTTGTACACCCCACCCATAGAAGAAGAACCCGTTCCGGGAGAAATTACCTGGCTGACCAAAGGATTTGAGCTGACAGACAGCCTGCTCTCCTGGTGTGCTCAAAATCAAATGTACCTCATTCTCGACCTGCATGCTGCACCCGGCGGGCAAGGTTATGATCAGGCTATTTCAGATTATGATCCGACAAAACCTTCGCTCTGGGAGAGTTTTGATAATCAGAATAAAATGGTAGCGCTTTGGAAAAGACTGGCAGAACGGTACGCTGACGAGCCATGGATTGGCGGGTATGATCTGCTCAATGAAACCAACTGGAATTTGCCTGGCGGGGCCGCCCTGAAAAATTTATACAAAAGAACGACCGATAGTATTCGGACCGTGGATAACAATCACATCATTTTTATTGAGGGGAATTGGTTTGCCAATGATTTTACCGGCCTCACCCCTCCCTGGGATGACAATATGGTTTACAGCGCCCATAAATACTGGTCCTTTAACGATCAGGCTTCCATTCAATGGGTTTTAAACCTCAGGAATCAATATAATGTACCTATCTGGCTGGGAGAGAGTGGTGAAAATTCAAATACATGGTTCAGGGATGCTATCAAACTCCTGGAAGACAATGGCATAGGATGGGCATGGTGGCCCTTGAAAAAGATCGAAGATATTGCGGGACCGCTGTCGGTAGTCAAAACGCCGGAATATCAGGTGTTGCTTAATTATTGGAAAAACGGAGGGACACCGCCTGGTGCAGCCTTTGCCAAAGCGACTTTGATGGAAATGGCCGACAATTACAGGATGGAGAATTGTATATTTTCAAAAAGTGTACCCGATGCTATGTTCAGGCAGGTTTATTCTGATGAAGCCATCCCTTTTAATACACAGGAAATCCCGGGCGTGGTATATGCGTCGGATTTTGATATGGGCAGGGCAGGGGTGGCCTACAACGATAAGGATGTCGCCAATTACCATTTGTCAACGGATTCTTATACTGCATGGAACCAGGGATGGGCTTATAGAAACGACGGGGTGGATATTGAGCCTTGCAGTGATAATATGAATACCAATGGTTTCAATGTAGGCTGGACAGAGCCCGGCGAATGGATGCAATACGATATTGACGTACAGGAAACGGCCGTTTATGACATTCACATGCGGTTGGCAGCGGGCAGTTATGAGGGTAAATTTCACTTCAGCGCCAGTGGGGCGGATATTACCAACCTGCGTTATGCGCCTTATACCGGCGGATATCAAACCTGGCAAACGGTGGTCGTTCCCAATGTGGTTCTTACAACGGAAGATACGAAGTTGCGTTTTCATTCTGATGGCAGCGGGTTTAATGTGAATAGCTTTGAATTTGTTCAGGTAGCTGCCACCAATACGATTCCTGCCGAATTTGTTTCCGCGGTTACCCTGGATGACCATACGATTCAGCTCAACCTGAATAAAGCAATCGCAGAGCCTTTGCCGGCTGCTCCCGCTGATTTTGAAATTTTTGTCAATGGTACACCCATTTCCATCAGTGCGGTTGCCCTGGATGATAATAATAACAGGATCGTTACCTTCGATGTGGATTTTACTTTTTACAACTCACACGTCATTAAAATATCCTATAACGGCAACCAGGTATTAGCGCAGGACGGCACGGAATTAAGTACTTTTTATTTACGTGATGTTCAAAATACGGTGCCTGTTTATCATCTTGTTCCGGGAAGAGTTCAGGCCGAGGGTTTCTTCTTTCAATCGGGCAGTGAGCTGGAAAATACCACGGATACGGGCGGCGGTGAAAATGTCAGTCACCTCGATGTCGGCGATTACCTGGATTATTATATTGAAGTCAGCCATTCCGGAGCCTTCAAAGTTGATTACCGAACTGCTTCGGAAAGTTCTGTTGGCGGAGTCGCATTACAACTCATCGATGAAAACGGAAATCCGCAGGGCCTCCATACCGTCAGCTTTCCCTCAACGGGGAACTGGCAAAATTGGACGACGACCACTGCAAACCAGCTTATTTCCCTTCCACAAGGGCGTCATCATCTCCGGGTTGTCATCACTCAGGCTCCTTTTAATCTGAATTGGTTTGAATTTACCCAACTGACGCCTGTGGAGCAGCCATCGCCCGTGGTTGATATGCAGGTATCCCCCAACCCGGGATCCGGCATTTTTCTGCTCAAAGGCACTTTAACGGATGTCCATAATTTAAAAATGTGCGTGTATGATCTTTCCGGTCGCCCTGTATTGGAAGAGACCTGGAAATCCGTGAAATTGGTGGAAGAAACCATTGACCTCAGCCATTTGCCGGACGGTTCTTATTATCTCAGCCTGCAGATGCAGGGTGGGGTGGTGTATGCTCTGGAGTTGGTGAAATCGGGGCATTAA
- a CDS encoding TIR domain-containing protein — MKYDAFISYSHAADGKLAPALQNALHKIAKPLFRISALKAFRDETDLSATPHLWEVIENSLTNSDHLILLASPTAAKSKWVKKELVFWLQNKSIDTILIALTEGTIIWNDEKNDFDWENSNAIPEILKGKFRMEPLYADFRSAKTEEDLSLSNPIFKKEAVKLAAPIHKKTIAELVGEDLKEHKKVIQLKNSAIVVLLVLLTGVIGLAWLSNVNAQAEKEQRKRAEKALLESYKNQIEVLTRDREKALGLNELAKRAGRLQDTILYFNEADSLLNEIEIISSKIKSLK, encoded by the coding sequence ATGAAGTATGATGCATTCATATCATATTCGCACGCTGCGGATGGTAAATTAGCTCCAGCACTACAAAATGCTCTTCATAAGATTGCAAAACCTCTATTTAGGATAAGCGCACTTAAAGCATTTAGAGATGAAACAGACCTTTCAGCTACTCCACATCTTTGGGAAGTAATCGAAAATTCTCTTACCAACTCTGACCATTTAATTTTATTAGCTTCACCGACTGCCGCAAAATCTAAATGGGTAAAAAAAGAACTGGTATTTTGGCTGCAAAATAAATCTATCGACACAATTTTAATTGCACTGACAGAAGGTACTATAATATGGAATGATGAAAAAAATGATTTCGATTGGGAGAATTCTAATGCTATACCTGAAATTTTAAAGGGCAAATTTAGGATGGAACCGCTTTATGCTGATTTCAGGTCAGCTAAAACAGAAGAAGACCTCTCTTTATCAAATCCTATTTTTAAAAAAGAAGCAGTAAAATTAGCAGCCCCTATACACAAAAAGACAATCGCAGAACTGGTAGGGGAAGACTTAAAAGAACACAAGAAAGTAATACAACTGAAAAATAGTGCAATTGTAGTACTCCTTGTTCTACTTACTGGTGTCATTGGTCTTGCATGGTTATCAAATGTCAACGCCCAAGCTGAAAAAGAACAAAGAAAGAGGGCTGAAAAAGCATTATTAGAATCTTATAAAAACCAAATCGAAGTACTTACCAGAGATAGGGAAAAAGCATTAGGGCTTAATGAACTCGCTAAACGTGCAGGAAGATTACAGGATACTATTCTTTACTTTAATGAAGCCGATTCACTTTTAAATGAAATTGAAATAATATCTTCTAAGATTAAATCTTTGAAATAA
- the bglX gene encoding beta-glucosidase BglX produces MNKRNFTLWIMLLVSALLSAQDKTIESKVETLLSKMTLEEKVGQMNQYSGFFDPTGPAPLFGAGKNKYNHVKTGMVGSMLNVRGAQQVRGMQKMAVENSRLGIPMIFGFDVIHGFKTIAPIPLAEAASWDLEAIEQSARVAAIEASAAGINWTFAPMVDISRDARWGRVMEGAGEDPFLGSMIGQARIRGFQGDDLAADNTVIACAKHFAAYGFIESGREYNTVDVGLSTLYNIIFPPFKAASDAGVRTFMNSFNELNGVPATGSPFLQREILKGKWDFQGFVISDWGSIAEMNSHGYAADGSHAAELAANAGSDMDMESHLYVRYLKELVEAGKVDESKIDDAVRRILRVKFELGLFEDPYKYCSEEREKTLIYHPDHMEAVLDMAKKSIVLLKNENNLLPLAKKGLNIALIGPLADDKNSPLGSWRLASDDNTAVSVKEGLMIYEGNKLDYQKGVTFVKNQPHFIHELDINTTDRTGIQEAVALAKKADVAILVLGEHGFQSGEGRSRTDIGLPGLQQELLEAVYAVNQNIILVLMNGRPLAIPWADEHIPAIVEAWQLGSQTGNALAQVLYGDYNPAGKLPMTFPRAVGQVPIYYNHKNGSRPYLQNNVFWSHYTDESNDPLYPFGYGLSYTTFDYSGFKVSVDSENQRVEVEVTLKNTGKVKGEEVVQLYIRDLFASVTRPVKELKGFEKVELAPAESKVIRFTLTEKELGFYNNEGQFVVEPGIFEVMAGGNSRDLMKQSFTLE; encoded by the coding sequence ATGAATAAAAGAAATTTTACACTTTGGATAATGCTGCTGGTGTCGGCATTGCTGTCTGCACAGGACAAAACCATTGAATCTAAAGTTGAAACCCTTTTATCAAAAATGACCCTGGAAGAGAAAGTCGGCCAGATGAATCAGTACAGCGGATTTTTTGATCCTACCGGACCCGCCCCGCTTTTTGGGGCTGGAAAAAATAAATACAATCATGTAAAAACAGGCATGGTTGGGTCCATGCTCAATGTAAGAGGCGCCCAGCAAGTGAGGGGAATGCAAAAAATGGCTGTTGAAAATTCACGTTTGGGCATTCCGATGATTTTTGGTTTTGATGTGATTCACGGATTCAAAACAATAGCTCCTATTCCTTTGGCAGAAGCCGCAAGCTGGGATCTCGAAGCTATTGAGCAATCGGCCAGAGTAGCAGCCATCGAAGCATCAGCGGCGGGGATCAACTGGACCTTTGCTCCAATGGTGGATATCTCCAGGGATGCGCGCTGGGGGCGAGTGATGGAAGGGGCCGGAGAGGATCCTTTTCTGGGCAGCATGATTGGCCAGGCCAGAATCCGCGGTTTTCAGGGGGATGACCTGGCGGCAGACAATACTGTTATTGCTTGTGCCAAACACTTTGCCGCGTATGGATTTATTGAATCAGGCAGAGAATACAATACGGTGGATGTTGGACTTTCCACTTTGTATAATATAATTTTTCCTCCTTTTAAAGCAGCTTCCGACGCAGGTGTCCGAACCTTTATGAATTCCTTCAATGAACTCAACGGAGTACCGGCAACAGGAAGTCCCTTTTTACAAAGAGAAATTCTGAAAGGGAAATGGGACTTCCAGGGGTTTGTAATTTCTGACTGGGGATCTATTGCAGAGATGAACTCCCATGGATATGCTGCTGACGGATCTCATGCAGCGGAACTTGCGGCCAATGCCGGATCGGATATGGACATGGAATCCCATTTGTATGTCAGATATCTGAAAGAACTTGTTGAAGCAGGAAAGGTGGACGAGTCCAAAATTGATGACGCTGTCCGAAGAATTTTGCGCGTAAAATTTGAATTGGGCTTATTTGAAGATCCTTATAAATACTGCAGCGAAGAAAGAGAAAAAACATTGATCTATCACCCCGATCACATGGAGGCTGTACTGGATATGGCGAAAAAATCCATTGTGCTGCTGAAAAACGAAAACAACTTATTGCCCTTGGCAAAAAAAGGGCTGAATATTGCCTTAATAGGACCTTTGGCGGATGATAAAAACAGCCCGCTCGGAAGCTGGAGACTGGCCTCTGATGACAATACCGCTGTTTCGGTAAAAGAGGGCCTGATGATTTATGAGGGCAACAAACTGGATTACCAAAAAGGGGTGACCTTCGTCAAAAATCAACCCCACTTTATTCACGAGCTGGATATTAACACTACAGATCGCACCGGAATACAGGAAGCCGTAGCGTTGGCAAAAAAGGCGGATGTGGCCATCCTGGTGTTGGGAGAACATGGTTTTCAGTCAGGAGAGGGGAGAAGTCGGACCGATATCGGACTTCCGGGATTGCAACAGGAATTACTGGAAGCTGTTTATGCGGTTAATCAAAATATCATTTTGGTATTAATGAACGGCCGGCCATTGGCCATTCCATGGGCTGATGAGCATATTCCTGCCATTGTAGAAGCCTGGCAGCTGGGTTCCCAAACGGGTAATGCCCTTGCCCAGGTTTTGTACGGAGATTATAATCCTGCGGGAAAACTGCCGATGACTTTTCCGAGAGCAGTTGGCCAGGTGCCTATTTATTACAATCACAAAAACGGCAGTCGGCCGTACCTGCAAAATAATGTATTCTGGTCCCACTACACCGACGAGTCCAATGACCCGCTTTACCCGTTTGGTTATGGCCTGAGTTATACCACATTTGACTATTCAGGATTTAAGGTTAGCGTTGATTCGGAAAACCAGCGGGTTGAGGTGGAAGTTACCCTGAAAAATACAGGAAAAGTTAAAGGAGAGGAAGTGGTTCAGTTATATATCAGGGATCTTTTCGCCAGTGTGACCAGGCCGGTAAAGGAACTTAAGGGATTTGAAAAAGTGGAACTGGCACCCGCAGAAAGTAAGGTAATCCGATTTACGCTAACGGAAAAAGAACTTGGTTTTTATAACAACGAGGGTCAGTTTGTGGTGGAACCTGGAATCTTTGAAGTGATGGCAGGGGGGAATTCAAGAGATTTGATGAAGCAGTCCTTCACCCTGGAATAA
- a CDS encoding family 16 glycosylhydrolase, translated as MYTSGTLIIPTGAREGYIEVEIVGDIIKEQDEEFKVVLSNPVNATIVNGEGLGTIRNDDTYIDIPEDGYITPESYTGYELVWGDEFNGTALNMEDWTYEVNGDGGGNNELQYYTDRPQNSFLSNGNLVIEAKEESYQGKQYTSARIVTQNKQLFQFGRVDIRAILPKGQGIWPALWMLGTNISSVGWPACGEIDIMELIGHQPSTVYGTIHSGAQGQGYSNHVGQSYTLNGGDFSDEYHVFSLIWEPNSIKWLVDDNQFFSITNADVPGAYPFNDKFFFIFNVAVGGNWPGSPDGTTVFPQQMIVDYVRVFQEL; from the coding sequence ATCTATACTTCCGGTACCCTGATCATTCCCACAGGGGCAAGGGAAGGGTATATAGAAGTCGAAATCGTTGGGGATATTATCAAGGAACAGGACGAAGAATTCAAGGTAGTATTGTCCAATCCTGTAAATGCCACCATTGTGAATGGCGAAGGCCTGGGCACCATCCGGAACGATGATACCTATATCGATATTCCTGAGGACGGCTACATCACTCCCGAAAGTTATACGGGTTATGAGTTGGTTTGGGGAGATGAATTTAACGGTACAGCCTTGAATATGGAGGACTGGACGTACGAAGTAAATGGTGATGGCGGGGGCAATAATGAATTGCAATATTATACCGACAGACCGCAAAATTCATTTTTGTCTAATGGTAACCTGGTGATAGAAGCAAAAGAAGAATCTTACCAGGGAAAACAATATACTTCTGCCAGAATAGTCACCCAAAACAAACAACTCTTCCAGTTCGGACGCGTGGATATCCGCGCCATTTTACCGAAAGGGCAAGGCATTTGGCCGGCTCTTTGGATGTTGGGAACCAATATTTCGTCCGTTGGGTGGCCTGCCTGTGGAGAGATAGATATTATGGAGTTAATAGGGCATCAACCTTCAACCGTTTACGGAACCATCCATTCAGGTGCACAGGGACAAGGGTACAGCAATCATGTCGGCCAGTCGTACACCTTAAACGGAGGAGATTTTTCCGATGAGTATCATGTGTTTAGCCTTATTTGGGAACCCAATTCCATAAAATGGCTGGTAGATGACAACCAGTTTTTCAGCATTACCAATGCTGATGTCCCCGGAGCTTATCCTTTCAACGATAAATTCTTCTTCATTTTTAATGTCGCTGTCGGGGGAAACTGGCCGGGTAGCCCGGATGGAACAACGGTATTCCCTCAGCAAATGATCGTTGATTATGTACGCGTTTTTCAAGAGTTGTAA